From Rutidosis leptorrhynchoides isolate AG116_Rl617_1_P2 chromosome 3, CSIRO_AGI_Rlap_v1, whole genome shotgun sequence, a single genomic window includes:
- the LOC139900404 gene encoding secreted RxLR effector protein 161-like, which translates to MATPMATNVKLTLEGEGETFDSTKYRGMIGSLLYLTASRPDIMFSVCLCARFHENPKTSHVEAVKRIFRYLKGTMHFGLWYPKFIGVDIMCFADSDHGGSMIDRKSTSRVCAFVGLCLTSWFLKKQTFIALSTTDAEYVAMGRACPRVLWMKQTFLDYVIISSEIPICCDNKSAIDLSKN; encoded by the coding sequence atGGCGACTCCTATGGCAACAAATGTGAAGCTCACTTTAGAAGGAGAAGGAGAAACGTTTGATAGCACTAAATATAGGGGAATGATTGGATCCCTTCTATATTTAACGGCAAGTCGGCCCGATATCATGTTTAGTGTGTGCTTGTGTGCAAGATTTCATGAAAATCCAAAGACATCACACGTTGAGGCCGTCAAAAGGATCTTTAGATACCTAAAGGGAACAATGCATTTTGGGTTATGGTATccaaagttcatcggagttgatattatgtgctttgcgGATTCCGATCATGGAGGGTCAAtgattgatagaaagagcacaagtAGAGTATGCGCATTCGTGGGTCTTTGCTTAACATCATGGTTCTTAAAGAAGCAAACGTTCATTGCATTATCTACCACCGATGCCGAATATGTAGCTATGGGAAGAGCGTGCCCACGAGTGTTATGGATGAAGCAAACCTTCCTTGATTACGTTATCATCTCATCCGAAATACCCATATGCTGTGATAACAAAAGTGCTATAGACCtatctaaaaattaa